TCCCCAGCTATTCATGTCAGTGCCTGTTGGAATAGGACAGGTGTACGGCTGCGACAACCCTTTGACAGGAGGACTCTTTATCATCTCCCTCTTCATCTCCTCCCCTATTACATGTGTGCATGCCGTCCTTGGATCAGCAGTGGGCATGGTTTCCGGTGAGCTGACCAGATAATTCTTGTGCTGGCATTTGTTGCAGAATGCATGCATAGTAATAGAGTTTTGATGTAAAAGTCTTTCTGGACCTACTGATTTTGCTTCCTTGCATGCTTATATAAAGAATTTAAGCCTCTAAAAGGCCAAATATATCTATTTAAGGTGCAAACATACCAGAATTATGGTTATTTGAACCAAgttctgctctgttttaatACTTGTTATTTTGCAGGCTTAGCTCTGGCAGCTCCTTTTGGAGATATTTACTTCGGCCTCTGGGGATACAACTGTGTGTTAGCATGCATTGCCATTGGAGGAATGTTTTATGCCCTCACCTGGGAGGTGCACCTTCTGGCCATCACATGTGGTGAGTAGACAATCAGACAATAATATCTATCAAGTCCAGATTCACTGCAAGATAACAGGCAGATAGAATCACATGACAACTAACTGCGTAAAAAGAGCAGATGAAATCTCAGCCTGCAGCAGGCACCAAAGTGACATCTCAAACcatctctttcctctcctctgcagcTTTTTTCTGTGCATACCTCGGCTCAGCCATCGCCAACCTGATGTCCAGGGTAAACACATGTTTTCTATGACTTTTatacttaaataaaaacacagtgaaCAAAATTAACTCAGAGTTGTATTTCTTTCTCTCCACAGTTTGGCCTTCCAGCTTGCACATGGccattctgtctgtctgcccTCACTTTCCTCCTCTTAACCACGGGGACCAATAGGATTTTCAAGCTACCACTGGCCAAAGTCACCTACCCAGAGAAAAACCTGGTCTACTACTGGAAGatgaaaaaggaggagaaaaaggagaaggctgagaaagagaaaatcgagaaggaggaggagcagagagcGATTCAGAAAGAACTGGTGCTGAATGAGAAAGAGCAACTGAGGCTAGAGCTGGAAAGTAtagaaagaaaagagggaggTGAGGTAAAAATCAATGAGATGTATGTTGAAGACGAGGAAGTAGAGCACAGTGCCACTGAAATGAAAGATATGGCACAAAGTGATGAGGATCAACATGATTTAGTCAAAATAGAGATACAGAGCAAGACTGAGACAGAGACATAAGACAGAGATAAGCTctaaacactgtaaatgtattattttaaagtattttttatatattcattcattctatgtGTGTATTATACTGTACTTGGGGTACTTTACGCAGACACTTCTGAGTTCAGTTGTTGTGAAGCTACATGGTTTTGTATacaatattgtttttaaagtgaatatatattttttttaataaaatatttttcagtacCGACTTTAGTCCATGGTAGTTTATTAAAGGTGGTCTGGTGATTCCAGTAGTAACAAGTAATCAAACATGAAAATCTTTTCATCTGCTGACATGATCAGCTGTGTTTCTTATGTAAGAAGACAAAATTTATTCACAGAGAAAAGATAAAGTATAAATTAAGGTATAATGTTcatataatattatatataattattttaatCCTGTAAATGTAGACATTGGGCAGTTAGTTGGACGAACGTGACGTGAATCTTAATAAACTTGACATTAACGAGTTGAGGAAAAATTACTATTGTTTGTTGGCAGTAGTACCTGGAAAATCCATTACCAAATACTACAGCATTATCACATAAACatggttcagatttttaaaacactcCTGCAGGATTATGTATTCCTCAAGTcatttttgacctgttttcCAAATTCTTGATTAAATAAACATTGGTTTGTTTGGTGTAGTTGCCTATAAATAGGataggcatctggctgcagacctctatggttgggcattttgggctcatctatggcagacctctacaatggggcgacctccactgtggggcaggaagtgacatactaacccttgttgggtttttcccTAGTTTATGGTGTGTTATTTCTAATTTCACCCCCCTTACCCTAAATGTAACCTTCAtagttcaggtgcctaaccaccttgggttttccttagtttatggtgttaaatttaaatgtatccCCTTCAgtaaatttaagatttttctgGTTTCATTATTCTAGTTCTGGCTTGGGCAATGTATGTAATTTTCTGCCCTACGGTCGAGGTCGCcccaccacagaggtctgcagccagaccctttTGGGAAGATTAACCTGGATGGTTCCCTACTGCACACTTTGCAAATATCCTACATGATCAACCTGTAAAATGAATTATGGGTATTTATAGCCTTTGCTTCTTtgtgggtcaaaaatgacccagtGGTGTTATGGGGTGAAAGGTCTCCCAGTTTTACTTAACATCAgatgtaaacacacacaaacccacatCTACACATGCACATCAGACATAAAgacaaacacaatcacacacactccacacaaacacacccacaacttactcagtttttctgtttgtgaaaTCCAAACTGAAATGAAGTCACAATATTCTGACAAGTTATGTTTAAGATAATAAAGTGCACATAACAAcacaagtttttttaaattcttgaattatttttttctgtatttttgtcctTTGTCTGTTATTTATGATtaaattatatcagttttaTTTGGCCTGTGATTATTCTGACTGCTACCAGTGGTGTGCCAGTTTTTAATTATGCTAATTAATCAAGGATTTGTGCTTATTTTACACAAAAGCTTGGAATAAAGTCTAgtttaaagaggtaaaatagaattaaatgaAATCTATCCTGCTTTATGATAAGACAAACCAGACAAAGACAGTTTTGGCCTTTGAGAACACGTGTGATTATGTGctgacactgaaaaaaaaaaaaaaagatatttcaaaACAATATTCTGACAGAACTTTGAAATGGACCATTTGGTAATaatccatgatttttttctgctaaatTTGACACTAAGAAAGCTTAATTTCATGTTAATGAGGACATAGAACTACATACACTGTAGATTATAGAAAGAAGTCATTTTAAATTTAGGTGAATGACTTGGAATACAGTTggttaaaaagtctaaatacaGAAATGGATGATAAATTGTGCATATGATTTTTAGTGAGGCAATCAAACTGGGTCATTTTGATCCATGAGAACAAGTGTGATTATTTGTTAGCGTTAAAAATAcaccatattgccaaaagtattcactcacccaaccaaataattgaaatcaggtgttccaatcacttccatggccacaggtgtataaaatcaagcacctaggcatgcagactgtttctacaaatatttgtgaaagaatgggtcactctcaggagctcagtgaattccagcgtggtactgtgacaggatgccacctgtgcaacaagtccagtcgtgaaatttcctcattcttaaatattccacagtcaactgtcaatggaattataacaaagtggaagtgattaggaacgacagcaactcagccacgaagtggtaggccacgtaaaatgatggagcgggggcacatagtgcgcagaggtcgccaactttctgcagagtcaatcgctacagacctccaaacttcatgtggtcttcagattagctcaagaacagtgcgtagagagcttcatggaatgggtttccatggccaagcagctgcatccaagccatacatcaccaagtgcaatgcaaagcgttggatgcagtggtgtaaagcacactgccactggactctagagcagtggagacgcgttctctggagtgacaaatcgcgcttttccatctggcaatctgatggatgagtcggggtttggcggttgccaggaaaatggtacttgtctgactgcattgtgccaagtgtaaagtttggtggaggggggattatggtgtggggttgtttttcaggagctgggcttggccccttagttccattgaaaggaactctgaatgcttcagcataccaagagattttggacaattccatgctctcaactttgtgggaacagtttagggatggccccttcctgttccaacatgactgcgctccagtgcacaaagcaaggtccataaagacatggatgaaagagtttggtgtggatgaacttgattggcctgcacagagtcctgacgtcagcccaatagaacacctttgggatgaattagaatggagactgagagccaggccttcccgtccaacatcagtgtgaccacacaaatgcgcttctggaagattggtcaaaaattccaaaacacactcctaaaccttgtggaaagtcttcccagaagagttgcaGCTGTTatagccacattttttttttcaggcacacATCTGCGAGCCATTGaaaaatggctttgtgacccacttttgggtcctgacccaaaATATGTTATGGTTAGAACCAAGGCTCTAACCATAACATATTTATGGCTTAATggacatgaatttaaaaaaaaacaaaaaatccttgTATTAATAAGATGAAATGTAGTTGGTGAAAATTCTGTAACACAGAAATAACAGACACGTTAATGCTATCTGGCTTTCAAAACAGTGAAACCAGAATGGATCAAGTTTCACCTGCAAGGACAACAAACACGTTGTCGAAATAAAGGAAACAGAGGGGTTAAATACTACAACACTTCCACATTACACAACACAACACGTTACTCAATGCTATAACACCAGTAAAGTAACCTACAAAACACAACCAAATTATGCAACAATTTGAAGTAGTTGTAAATGGGACTATTTACAGGAAACTAGAAAATTCCATGGATGcctttagaagaaaaaaaacacaatgtgcTGCAAGTGGCTGAGATCTAGTCTACATTTAGGCCAGCAtctttgaaaacagattttttttttacaaaaggcAACTTTTGGAAAGCTTTCTCTTGGGTGAAGATTCGTAGAAACTTTCACATCACACTGTGTGCTACTGTTATGTGAAGAAATGCATGCAGCTAATCAGTGATTAATCAgctaataaaaaacaaaaagtaaattgCGCAATATCAGAGGGAAACCAGGTCCCAAGTGctcaatacacttttaaatgtcctgtttccacCTTAAATAtgttatcatcattattgtATGGCATCAAAAAAAAGCTGGATGGGTAAAAGTAGCGCcatagaatatgtttatatTATATGATAACATGATCTGATTGTGTTATatgatgaaaatgattttatggtaaaattattCTATATATTATGAGTATATGTTGATGTGATAGCATATTAGAGGGTGCTGGGTAAAAGTTGTTGTTACTGCCCCTCCCATGTTGATTCCTGCCATCCTTCCTATGACGTAATCACGCATACTTTCTAGCCTATTCCAAATGTGTGGTCAAGAGTTTCCTCTGCAGAGCCTTGCCTCTGAGGGACCTGAGTCCAGGGACTCTGAGAATCAGCTAGTGTGAGATCAGTCCTAATCTGGACACATCACTGCGTGCCACTGTCGTTTGGATGTATGGTGGGGGCGAGAGGTGTTAAAGcaaccagaaaaaaagtgaggctgcaggaaggaaataaaaactgaaggGAAAAATAACCggacaaacaaacaacaaacaagtgCCATTTCAAAGCGGCAAAATGTCCCTATATTGTAGCAAAACAGGACACATAAAGAAGGAATGTTGTTCTGGGCAAGGATAAAGAGCGAAGGATATTCATCATTCTGACTGtcaaagatgaggatgatgacctgtataaagaaaaactcagagcagctgaTACTACCTCAGACATGGATATAAATACTGAAGCTGCTAGGAGAGTCATATCATAAGAAACTTATTCTGAGAAACTGTCACATCTGCCAATGCAGCCAACAAGGTTAGATTCAAGATTTACAATGGAGGTAAAATAATGCTACTGGGcaagataaaagttaaagttcacAAGAAAAATCAAGCAGTGGATCTGCcactccatccatcatccatccatctatccatcttctACACCACTTGGATGGATTTGTCACTGTTAGATGTTAAATGCTGTCATTAACATCTTGTTAATTTTATAGTTATCACACAAATAAAGATACAGAAACACCATCCACATATGCTAGTAAATTGTTTTCCAACAACTCGAGCCCCGTATCATCAACATAGATCAGGAACACATGGACAGGCCGTACCGCTACACTTGACTCGGATTTTGTGGTTAATTAAGTTACAGCTCAAGAAGGAAGTGTTCTTGAACATTTTGCTGTGTACATAAAGTCTGAAGTGACCTTCACCTTTCCCCATGCGTCTCCAGgtgtttctctctttctttctgcatcttaaCTTACTCGCGTTGGTGTCTTCAGGACTTCACATATTTAACCCAACTATTTATCTcattatactgtatattttattttaaaattattgtaAAACTCAAGCTAATAGTTCAATAGTTAATGGTTAAAAGCCAAAGTGAAATGTTCCCTGAGGCTATGTGGGACTGTATTGCTTAAGAATGTTTGTCTTTTCAAAGGCCGGTAAGTTGGTGCAGCAGACTGGGAATTCATTCCTTAAATAGTTCAAATTACTTAGCCTTGACTTCTCTCTATCACTTTACTCAGGGCCGCCTCAATTTCAAGAGGGGTCTGGGGGTAGACGGTTCATCTGAAATTCTGTATATCAcagaaaggaagtgccataatttgcctGTACAAtgtattttgagatttttttttaatttaacttgaTTCATAAACAAATCAGAATCAGTGATACATTATTGAGTCATTCATTAAATAGCCACTTTGTAAACATTGCAGACTAAGCaagatttaagaaataaaacagagaaagattAGAGGTCTAATCTTGGGTTAAAATATGTATCAACTTTCTTTAGACGTAGTTacacagtggctcactttatcttttttctagctttagctcaagctaacatagctcGCTAGCTACTTAATTGATTTGACCACATATACTAGTGCAGCTCaggta
The Cheilinus undulatus linkage group 5, ASM1832078v1, whole genome shotgun sequence DNA segment above includes these coding regions:
- the slc14a2 gene encoding urea transporter 2 isoform X3, whose product is MPGQHHTKELQPLMAGTDINKPQEDEPKKRASGLKRAKACFLKGVSYFAGDMPVFAKWMEKQNILLQLLDWVLRGAAQVMFVNNPLSGIIIFAGLILQNYWWALNGFVGTLAATVSALILQQSRGAIAAGLYGYNGILVGLLMAVFSNAGNWYWWLLLPNIFMSMMCPIVSSALASINSRWDLPVFTLPFNILVCLHMVATGHYNNYFPQVLIQPRSELPNITWAEIDVAKLFMSVPVGIGQVYGCDNPLTGGLFIISLFISSPITCVHAVLGSAVGMVSGLALAAPFGDIYFGLWGYNCVLACIAIGGMFYALTWEVHLLAITCAFFCAYLGSAIANLMSRFGLPACTWPFCLSALTFLLLTTGTNRIFKLPLAKVTYPEKNLVYYWKMKKEEKKEKAEKEKIEKEEEQRAIQKELVLNEKEQLRLELESIERKEGGEVKINEMYVEDEEVEHSATEMKDMAQSDEDQHDLVKIEIQSKTETET
- the slc14a2 gene encoding urea transporter 2 isoform X4, whose translation is MAGTDINKPQEDEPKKRASGLKRAKACFLKGVSYFAGDMPVFAKWMEKQNILLQLLDWVLRGAAQVMFVNNPLSGIIIFAGLILQNYWWALNGFVGTLAATVSALILQQSRGAIAAGLYGYNGILVGLLMAVFSNAGNWYWWLLLPNIFMSMMCPIVSSALASINSRWDLPVFTLPFNILVCLHMVATGHYNNYFPQVLIQPRSELPNITWAEIDVAKLFMSVPVGIGQVYGCDNPLTGGLFIISLFISSPITCVHAVLGSAVGMVSGLALAAPFGDIYFGLWGYNCVLACIAIGGMFYALTWEVHLLAITCAFFCAYLGSAIANLMSRFGLPACTWPFCLSALTFLLLTTGTNRIFKLPLAKVTYPEKNLVYYWKMKKEEKKEKAEKEKIEKEEEQRAIQKELVLNEKEQLRLELESIERKEGGEVKINEMYVEDEEVEHSATEMKDMAQSDEDQHDLVKIEIQSKTETET